In one window of Pseudoalteromonas espejiana DSM 9414 DNA:
- the rsmD gene encoding 16S rRNA (guanine(966)-N(2))-methyltransferase RsmD has product MRKKTTQNKAISKPKDGFIRVISGQFRGRKLPVKNVEGLRPTTDRIKETVFNWLMQDTRDATVLDCFAGSGGLGFEALSRYAKSTTFIELDLSAAKQIEQNISTLKLENAQVKHTNSLTFLEQKNVNEPFDLVFVDPPFRKNLAQSSCNLLENNQWLSREALIYIEVETELAEFSPPSNWLLIKEKKAGQVLCRLYQRQVN; this is encoded by the coding sequence ATGAGAAAAAAAACAACGCAAAATAAAGCAATTAGCAAACCTAAAGACGGCTTTATTAGAGTAATAAGTGGGCAGTTCCGTGGCCGTAAACTTCCCGTTAAAAATGTTGAAGGGCTTCGCCCAACAACCGACCGAATTAAAGAAACCGTTTTTAATTGGCTAATGCAAGACACCCGCGATGCAACAGTACTTGACTGCTTTGCGGGATCGGGTGGGCTAGGTTTTGAAGCGCTCTCACGTTATGCAAAAAGTACAACATTTATTGAGTTAGATTTATCAGCTGCGAAACAAATCGAACAAAACATTAGCACTTTAAAGCTAGAAAATGCACAAGTTAAACACACCAACTCTTTAACTTTTTTAGAGCAAAAAAATGTAAATGAACCTTTTGATTTAGTTTTTGTTGACCCGCCTTTTCGTAAAAATTTAGCGCAAAGTAGCTGTAATTTATTAGAAAACAACCAATGGCTCAGTAGAGAAGCACTTATTTATATTGAAGTTGAAACCGAGTTAGCTGAGTTTTCACCACCAAGTAACTGGCTGTTAATTAAAGAGAAAAAAGCAGGACAAGTACTTTGTAGGTTGTATCAACGCCAAGTAAATTAG
- the rpsU gene encoding 30S ribosomal protein S21, with translation MPVIKVRENEPFDVALRRFKRSCEKAGILSEVRRREHYEKPTAERKRKKAAAVKRHMKKLSRDNARRVKLY, from the coding sequence ATGCCAGTAATTAAAGTAAGAGAGAACGAACCGTTTGACGTAGCACTTCGTCGCTTCAAGCGTTCATGTGAAAAAGCAGGTATCCTTTCAGAAGTTCGTCGTCGCGAGCACTATGAAAAGCCAACAGCTGAGCGTAAGCGTAAAAAAGCTGCAGCGGTTAAGCGTCACATGAAGAAGCTTTCTCGCGATAACGCACGCCGCGTTAAATTATACTAA